The window CGATGGAGAATTCAGGTGCCGCCGAACTCCTCGCCGAGATGGTCGTGATGAGCGGCGAATTCCTCCCGCTCGTCGCCGTCCTCGGCGTGTTCTACTTCGTGACGGCGTTGTTGACGAACGTCATCTCGAACAACGCGAGCGTCGTCCTCATGATACCCGTCGCTATCGAAGCGGCGGCGACGTTGGGCGCACGTCCGTTCTCGTTCGTCCTCGCGGTCATGTTCGCGGCGTCGACGGCGTTCATGACGCCGGTTGGCTACCAGACGAATCTGTTCGTGTACGGTCCCGGCGGGTACAAGTTCACAGACTACATGCGCGTCGGTGGCCCGCTACAACTGGTCCTCGGCATCGTGACGACCATCGGAGTGGCGTACTTCTTCCCCCTCACCTGACGAGTAGGAACGAAACCCTTTACACTACGACGAGAAGAGAAGTATATGCGGGACCGTGGGTTAGCCTGGTATACTTCGGGCCTTGGGTGCCCGTGACCCCGGTTCAAATCCGGGCGGTCCCATTTTGACGCGAACGTGACATTCGAGCACCGCGTAGCGTGTGCGAGGCACACCAAGTACCTGGTGTGATGGCGGTCAGAACCCGAATCCCACCTGCGCCGTCGTCCGGAGGTGTTATCCGTGGACAGAAGAGAAGGTGAGTAGGCGGCACGGTCAGCAGCACCTTTCAACCACCGTGGTTTCCACGTGTGGTCGTCGCTGACTGGCCTACCCCGTCTCTCTAACAATCACGAGCGACGGCGCTCGTACATCCCGAAGACACTACACACAGAGCGTCAGGTACGTAACCAAGCCAGTCGACTCTTCGCCGAACTGTCCGTCGGGAGCGACCCCAGAGTGCGGTTCAGACTCGTGAGATTCTGGGCGACAAGTATATGTGGGGTGGTCCCATGCGACACAGTGTATCGCTATGAAGCCGTGCCACAGTTGTCAGTCGGTCATCGACGAGTACATCTTGGACAAACAACTCGAGAACCTACGCGACCTCACAGTCGACGATTTCAACGTCTGTGCGGACTGTGCGACCATCGTCGACGATGCGTGCGTGGAGTGCGGCGGTGCAGTGTACGTCCCGCGAGGGGAATCAATCACGCCCGACTATTGTCCGGCGTGCCGGTCTGACCTCATCGAACGCACCGGCCACGACCCCGGGTGGACCTGCGATACCATCTCGACCTGAACGGTACCGTAGCCCGGGACCCACAGTTTCTGCGCTCACACGCAGCCGATAGCGGTTCGCTCCCTGAGAACGGACGTGACCCGCCGCGAGCGACTCATCCGCCTTTCTTTCGGTAGCAAAAGCGCTCACCGACAGGTGACTGTCCGGCCGCGACGTCGAGTCTGCTGACGAAGAGGTCCCGAATCGCGAGCGTGACGACCAACTCGACGGACTCGCCGTCGTCACTCCGGGCGTGGACGACCCAGTGACCGTCGCGTTCTTCGACTGCCTCGACGGTCCCTTCGGTCCAGCGGTCGACGTCGTGCGTCGGTTCTCGGGCGTGGATTCTATCGTGGGCCATCTGTCAGGCCGCGACCGCACGCTGTGCTGTCGCGTTCGTTTCGCTCTCGTTCGTCTGCTGGATGACGTAGCGTTGGCCGACCATCGGGTCGAGTAAACTGTCGATAGGGGCGCGGTCGTCGCGCAGAAGGGGCACGTCGTCTGTCGGTTCGTCGTTCCGGTACGACGAGAGTTCGGCGGCGAGGTCGATACCGACGTCGCGTTGCTGATTCCGCGCCTGCAACTCGTCGCGCGTCACGAGCGTCGCGTCTTTCGTCGCCACGACTTCGATGTTCTGGACGACGACGCTCCCGGCGGTGGGGAAACTGTACACCTGCGGATAGACACGGTTCATCGTCTTGTACTCCGCGCGGTAGAACTGCGAGGCGGGACCGGAGGGCGCGGAGATGACGTTCGCGAAGAGGATTCCGTCTTCGTCGAGTCGCTCCGAGGTGAGGCGCATGAACTCCACCGTCGTCAGTTCGAACGGAACCTTGTCCTTCCGGTAGGCGTCGAGGACGATGAGGTCGTACGTCTGGTTCGTCTCACGGAGGTACTGCCGCCCGTCCATGGTGTAGATGTTGAGTCGGTCGGACTCTTCGACACCGAAGTACTGCTTCGAGACGGACACGACTTCGGGGTCTATCTCCACCACGTCCACGGTCACGTCGGGATACATCTCGTTGAACACTCGTGGGCCGGTGAACCCACCGCCGCCGACGAACAACACCCGGTCGATGTCGTCGGAGAGCAAGAACGGGACGTGGAAGTACGACGTGTAGTCGAAGACGTGTCGCGTCGGGTCGTCGAGGTCCATCGCGCTGTGCGGTTGCCCGTCGAGATAGAGCGTTCGCGTGTCGCCGGCGTCGACGACGCGGAGTTCCTGATACGCGGTCTGTGTGTGGTAGACCGTGGTCCCGGCGCTGTCGAGGCCGAGACCACCAGACATCGTGGCGGCGACGAGCAGAAGACTGACACCGACGCTCCAGTACACCTCGTGGCGACTGACGTTCGGGCGAGCGATGTGAACTGCCGTAACCACCGAGATGACGCCCAGAACGAGGCCGATTTGGGGGACACTCAACGACGGGATGAGGACGAACGTCGTCGCGAACGCACCGACGATACTCCCGATGGTTCCGACTGCGTAGACGTGGCCGGACGCGGCACCGACTTCGGACCGTCCCGACAGTTCCGCTGCGTACGGGCTGATATAGCCGAGGAGATACGTTGGCGGGCCGAAGAGCAACGTAATCGCCGGGAGCGACGCGAATCGACTCGGCAGTGGCAACCCGGCCATCGACTGCAAGAAGAGGTCGCCGAGGAGGATGACACCCGCGATGTACGCTGCCGTGGCGATGAACACGCGGACGAGGCGGTCGTTCGACGCCTGTTTCGCCTGTTTTCCGCCTCGATGATAGCCGAGACTCAACGCGGCGAGGAAGACGCCGATGATACTCCCCCACGTGTAGATACTGCTGCCGAACTCGGGTGCAATCATCCGGCCCGCGAGAATCTCTAGTCCCATACTCGTGACGCCGGAGACGAACACCGCCAGTTCGGGCCGTGTCATCCGGAGAGGAGAGAGGGAGGGCGTCGAAGCCATACTGAACTCGTAAGGGCCAGACAGGTATTAAATCACACCAGTGACACCTGCGAGAGTGTCGGTGCGGAGGACTCGGAGGAATGATGAATTCTACAGCATCGAGATGCCGGTGAAGATGACGTATCCGGCGACGAACGAGAGCGCGAACGACCCCGCCCACGCCCCGAGCGTCTTGAAAACCTTCCCGCGACTGATGCCCGAACCACCAGAGATTGCCGCCCCACTTCCGATGATTGCGGAGACGACGATTTCGTTGAACGAGACGGGGACACCGAGGAAGACGGCGACCTGTGCGATGAGGAACGAAGGAATCAACGCCGAAATCGCCCGACGTGGGCCAAGCGACGAGTAATCCTGTGAGAGCGATTTAATCATCCGAGGCGCGCCCATCCACGCTCCGACGAGGATACCGAACCCGCCGCCGACGAGGACGGCAGTGAGTGGAATCGACATCGTATCGAAGAGCGGGAGCAGTGGTCCGACGGCGAGTCCGACCTGCGACCCGCCGGCCGAGAAAGCGACGAGAGAACCGAGTGCGAGGAGGAACCGGTTCATCGCCCGGTGTTCGTCACGGTGGATGTCGAATCGGACGAGCGCAGCGATACCGACTGCGAAGAGGAGTGTCACGACGAGTGGGCCACGTGCGGTCATCGAGTCGAGCGACGCACCGACGACGCTCGCAAGCGATTGGCCGCCGTCTGGCCCACCGAGGACGGCGAACTCGATGTTGGCGACGACGGCGCTGACGCTGGCGGCGAGCGCAGGGATACAGATAGACTCGGGTGCCCACTCACGCGAGAGCACGCGGGCGAGTCCGTAGGCGAGTCCCCCTCCGACGAAGGGCGTGAGTACCCACACCGACGCGATTTCTTGGTACTTCGCCCACGCCGGGGCACCGCCGAGTGCGATGCCGATACCGATGACCGCACCGGTGACCGTGAACGCCGTCGCAATCGGGATTCCGGTCACGATGCCAATGGCCATGAGGCCACCCGCGAGGAGTAAGACGACGACGGCGGCAATCGGTGAGAGCGAGACGCCGTCGATGAGACCGGTCCCGATAGCGGCTGAAACGCTCCCACCTTGGACGACAGCACCCAGAAACGCGATGACACCGACGACGAGTCCCGCGCGCATTATCGAGATGGCGTTCGCGCCGACTGCCGGTGCGAACGGCGTCGCACCCGCCGACCCGGCACCGATTATCCACGCCATGAACAGGCTCACTGCACTCGCCACGGCGACGAGGGCCAGAGACAACACATCAACCATCGGAACGCTCGGGAGAGACCATCATGCTTCGAATTCGGAGGCGGGCAGTCTGTCTACAGGTGGAGGTTCTCAGTCGGGGTCAATTAAGTCTTAAGATAGTGTTTCACATTGGCCGCAATACTAATCAGAATCTCGGGGACGATTGTGCATTGAAAGCGTGGTAGAGAGAATTTCACTCCATGGGTTGTGACTCGCCACCTTACAAACGGCCCACGGCTATACAATTCTGTGTGGTGGACGGACACTGTCGTCGGAGACGGCCCACGAGAGGGATAGCGCAGAGAGAAAGAGAGGGGGCGCGAAGGTTCATATACGAAGCCGAGACCAGACACCCCGTGTCGTCACGAATCGCCGTCTCGGACCTTGCACACGCCGCGTATTGCCCACGGCAACTCTACTACGCGCGCCGCGACAGCGACAGAGAACCGCCGCCTACCGTCGGCGACGTTCGCGCTCTCGCGTTCGAGTACACGTCTCTCGTCGACGCCAGCGACGACGAACTCACTGCCAAGCCACTGGCGACCACCCCCACCACGTACCGGCGGAATCTCCGCCGACTCCGCGAGCGAGACGAGTGGGAGTCGCTGACGAACCCAACGGGCAAGGACGTCGTACTCACGGGGAAAGACTGCCGCGGCGTCGCGCACAAACTCGTCGGCGACCCCCCAGTCCCGTCGTTCGTCTCCCCGGGGACGCCGCCCGAGCGAGGCGTGTGGGAACCCCAGCGAGTCCGGGCCGTCGCGTTGGCTAAGGCCCTGTCGTGGGAACGAAAATCAGCAGTCGAGCGAGCGTTCGTCGAGTATCCAGCAGTCGGTGTCGTCCGACCCGTCCGACTCACGACACAGAACAAAGCGGCGTACCGTCGAGCACTCAGGATTGCACGCGGACTCGACTTCGTCCCACCGCGTCTCCGTAACTCGGCGAAGTGCGAGGGGTGCGCCTACCGAGAGCAGTGTGGGGTCAAGACGCGCTCGTTGCGCTCACTCGTTGGCTTCTAACCACGCCTCGATGTCGTCGGCCATCGCGCCACGGCGGTGGATGACACCTTGGCCGGGGTCGACGACGGTACTCTCGGTCCCCGGCGTCGTCCCACCGTCGACGACGACAGCGACGGCGTCGCGGATTTCGTCCGAGAGTTGTTCGGGGTGCGTGATGCTCCCGGTCCCAGAACGGTTCGCGCTGGTCGCCGTCACTGGCGTCTCCGCCGCGCGGAAGAGTCGGCGTGCGAGTCCGTGGTCGGGGACGCGGACACCGACACGGTCACGTCCGGCGACGAGTACGTCCGGAAGCGTATCGCGGCGTTCGACGACGACGGTCACCGGGCCGGGGAGAAATCGGCGCATGAACGCCTCCTCACGCTCGTCGGCGACGACGTGTTCGAGTGCCGCGTCGACGTCCGGGAACCCGGCCGAGAGCGGTTTCGAACGGGCTCTGCCTTTGATGTCGAAGACGCGTTCGACGGCCGCCGGGTCCGTCGCGTCCGCGCCCATCCCGTAGACAGTCTCGGTCGGATAGACCACCGCCTCACCGCGGCGAATGGCGGCGGCCGCCGCCGCAACGTCGTCGTCACTCATGGGCGAATCGAGGAACGACGGGCGAAAAAGCGTGACGAAACAGGGTCTCGTGGACGGGTGAAGCGGGACGGAACGAGACGAAGATGCGGAACGAGAGTACGAGCGACGAACCCGGATTAGCGTTCGTCGACTGCGGCGACGATTTCGTCGTAGTCGGGGAAGTCCGGCCATTCGTCTGCGACCCACGCGTACTGAATTTCGCGCGTCTCGTCGAGGAGGAACACGGCCGGTCGATGTTCGGTGATACCGGTCATGTCGTCCAGGTCGTTCTCGATACCGTAGTCGGCCGCAACGTCTGCCGCGGGGTCCGAGAAGAACCGCGCGTCGACGTCGCGTTCGGCGACGAACGTCTTGTGCTCGTACGGAGACGAGATAGAGACGCCGACGGCCTGAACCTCCTCGGGGACGCCTCGGTCACGGAGGTTGTTCCAGACGTACGTCGACGGGAACGCGCCGTCCATCGTGTGGAAGACGAGGAGGACGGGACCCTCGTCTGTCAGGTCGGACAGTGAGGTGTCTTCCCAGAACTCGTCGCCGACGAGCGGTCGGGTGAAGTCCGGTGCGGTGTCGCCGACACCGGGCGCGTCGTGTGGCGGAAGTTCGACGACGTCGAAGTCGACCATTATGCGACCTCCCCGTTCCCGTAGGTGCTCTCGAGGTAGTCGACGATGTTGGCCGACTCGGACATCGTGACGCCGGTGTTGTCGTCGACGATGGCGGGGACGGTCCGTTTCCCGGAGACACGCTTCACGACGTTTCGGTCGGAGTGCATCGGTTCGACGAAGCGAGAGTGGTAGTCGAGTCCCTGCTCGTCGAGGACACGAACGACCCGCTCGCAGTACGGACACGCCTGCAACCGATACAGGGTAATCGCCGGCTGGTCGTCGGACATGGACACTCGTTAGGACGAGCCCCGCCTAAGCTCTTCGCTCGCGGGTATCCACGCCGCAATGCCGCACGGGAAATCGATTTTTCCACCGACCGTGGTCCGGTCTGTCGGTGTTGCCGAGGGCAACTCTTAATTCCGGTGCCATGCAAGACTTCGTAGTTACATGGGTTTGCCGCCGCTACTCTCACTTCCAGCCACGTTCCTCGCACCCCTACAAGCCTCGAACGTCCCGCTGGACGACACGACAATCACGGTCCTCGGTGGGGCCGCGATTCTCGTACTCATCGCGCTCTCGGCGTTCTTCTCGTCGTCTGAGATTGCGATGTTCTCGCTGGCGAAGCACCGCGTCGACTCACTAGTCGAAGAAGGAGTCCCGGGTGCTGAGCGGGTGAAAGCACTCAAGGAAGACCCACACCGCCTGCTGGTCACCATCCTCGTTGGCAACAACATCGTCAACATCGCCATGTCGGCGCTGGCGACGGGTCTCCTCGCAGTCCTCGACTTCGGCCCCGGTGAGTCTGTGCTCATCTCGACGTTCGGTATCACGACGCTCGTCTTGCTGTTCGGCGAGAGCGCACCGAAGTCCTACGCAGTCGAGAACACGGAGTCGTGGTCGCTTCGCATCGCCCGCCCCCTGAAGTACGCGGAACTAGTCTTACTTCCGCTCGTCGTCATCTTCGACTACCTGACGCGCTTTATCAACCGCATCACGGGCGGCCAGACGGCCATCGAAGCGACGTACATCACCCGCGACGAGATTCAGAACCTCATCGAGACGGGCGAACGCGAGGGTGTCATCGAAGAGGAGGAACGCGAGATGCTCGACCGTATCTTCCGGTTCAACTCCACCATCGCGAAGGAGGTCATGACGCCGCGCCTCGACATGACTGCCGTCCCGAAAGACGCGACCATCGACGAGGCAATCGAGACGTGTGTGCAGGCGGACCACGAACGCGTGCCCGTCTACGACGGCAACCTCGACAACATCATCGGCATCGTCAACATCCGAAACCTCGTCCGCGAGCAGTATTACGGTGAACGCGGCGTGAGTCTCGCAGACATCGTCTCGCCGACGCTCCACGTCCCCGAGTCGAAGAACGTCGACGAACTCATGGCCGAGATGCAAGACACGCGGATGCAGATGGTCATCGTCATCGACGAGTTCGGGACCACCGAGGGTCTCATCACCCTCGAAGACATGGTCGAAGAAATCGTCGGCGACATCCTCGAAGGCGACGAGGAAGAACCGTTCGAGGAAGTCGACCAAGACACGTTCCTCGTCCGCGGTGAGGTCAACATCGACGAGGTGAACGAGATGCTCGACATCGAACTCCCGGAAGGTGAAGAGTTCGAGACGCTCGCGGGATTCATCTTCAACCGTGCCGGGAGACTCGTCGAGGAGGGCGAAGAGATATCCTACGGGAACATCGTCATCCGCATCGAACAGGTCGACAACACCCGCATCATGAAAGCCCGCATTCGGACCAACGTGGGCGTCGAAGACGACGCGAGCGACGACGACGACGAAGAAGCAGAAGTCGAGACGGACGTCTGATTCGAGCGTCGGGTTTCTGTCCGTGTTCTCAGCCGAGGAGTGTAAACGACAACAGGACGAGCGCGAGCGAGACCAACGTGAGGACGAGGAGTCCACGAGGGTCTGCAGTGCCGTCGTGGAGGCGCTGTGCGCGCGTCCGGAACCGAATCGCGAGGAAGAACCCGCCGAGGCCGACAGTCCCGAACGAGAATCCACGGAGAGAGAGACCGGTCACGATTGCCATCGCGACGTGATAGACCCCAAAGCCCGCCCAGAGGGCGGCGACGAGGTTGGCGAGTGCTACGCGGAGACCACGAACGTTCACACAGGAAATACGCTCGACACGAGCGTAAAGACGCCGTACCCCAGACCGAACGCGAGGACCAGCGATCCAATCCACGCGAGGACGGTGTACAGCATCTTGCGCTTCGAGACGCCGGCCCCGCCCGCCGCGAAGCCCGACCCGATGATGGCACTCACGATAATCTCGTTGAACGAGACTGGGACGCCCAGCGCAACGGCCGTCTGTGCGATTGCGAACGACGGAATCATCGCCGCGATAGAGCGGCGTGGCCCGAGCGAGGAGTAGTCCTGTGCGAGCGCCTTTATCATGCGTGGGGCACCAGTCCACGACCCTGCGAGGAGGCCGATACCACCGCCGACGAGGAGTGCGGGGAGCGGAACGGCCACGGCGTCGAGGAGGGGGACGAGTGGCCCAATCGCCAGTCCGACCTGACTGCCTCCAGCAGAGAACGCGACGAGGCCCCCGAGGACGAGGAGGAACCAACGCTGCCCCCGAACCGGGTCGGTGCGCATCCACCGGGTGACGACGGCCCCCGCGACGACACCGACGAACAGCATACTCGCGACGAACCAGACTGATTCACCGAACCCGACACCGGCGAGGTCGACGGCGGACGCGCGTGCTATCGACGCGGACGACCCGTCTGCACCGAGACCGGCGAACTCCATGTTGGCGACGAGGAGACCGACGATGCCCGCCAAGACGGGGACAGTCGCCGCCTCGGAGAACCGCTCGGAGCGAAGCGCCCGGGCAGTCGCGTACGACGCCCCGCCGCCGACGAACGGTGTGAGCACCCACAGCGAAGCGATTTGTTGGTACTTCGGCCACGCGGGGTCGCCGCCCATCGCGAGGCCGACGCCGACCACAGCGCCCGTGACGGTGAATGCGGTCGCAATCGGGTACCCAGCGAAGACGCCGATAGCGACGAGGATTGCCGCCGTGAGAAGCGCGATGACGGCCGCGGTCACGCTGAGCGTGACGCCGCCGACAAGTTCGGTCCCGACCGCGTTCGTGACGTTCGCGCCCTGTAAGATGGCACCGGAGAACCCGAGGAGACCGACGATGAATCCGGCGCGCATGACCGAGATGGCGTTCGCACCGACTGCCGGCGCGAAGGGTGTCGACCCCGACGACCCGGCGCCGATGGCCCACGCCATGAACAGACTGGCGAGTGCAGCGACGGCGAGTGTGAGGAGCGTCCCGACCGCTACCACAGGAACACCACCCGTGTTCCATCCTGAATGGTCGACACCATTCTAGCGGCGTCTTGCGTCGTCGTAACCCTCGCGCAGTCCGAGGAGTGTCCGTCGAACGAGGAGATACGCGAAGAAGACGAAGAGCAACATCACGACGAGCAACCCAGTGAACACTGGGTCACCGGCGAGAAAGTCGACGATGCCGTCTACGACCAGAGGGTCGGTCATGTGCGAGGATTCCGAGGGCACCGGGTATAGCCATTTCGGCGTCGGAACGTCACAGAACATTAACACTCATGCTGAAAAGGTATGAATGGAGAAACAGATGGCCGACCTCATCCCCTCCAACTCCGGAGACTCGACCGACGGCCCAGACGACCGGGACCCCCGCGTCATCGGCCTCGACAGCGACGACGCCGACGACTTACTCGGTGCCATCTCCTCTTCGACTGCCCGGTCCGTGCTCGCGTCGCTCCACGAGTCTCCGGCGACGCCCTCCGACCTCGCGACAGACGTCGACACCTCGTTACAGAACGTCCAGTACCACCTCGGGAACCTCTCCGAGGCGGGACTCATCGAAGTCACGGATACGCGCTACTCCGAGAAAGGCCGCGAGATGAACGTGTACGCGCCCGCCGACCGTGCACTCGTCGTCGTCGCCGGACGCGAAGACGACACGAGCGGTCTCAAGAGCGCGCTCACTCGCCTCATCGGCGGCATCGGCGTCCTCGGTATCGGCGGGGCTGTCCTGAACCGCCTCGCGCGGACGGGGAGTGTCTTCCCGTTCGCGGCGACCGGTGGTGCAGACGGCGGAGAGAGCGGTGGCGGTGCGGAGAGTGCTGACGTTGGGGGCGGCGGTGCCGGCGGGGCGAACGAATCGACGGCCAGCGAACCCGACGTATCCTTCACCGGAGAGAGTGGAGACGTGAACGCGACCGGTGGCGAACAGACCACTGCCGCGGATGCGACGACCACTTCCGACGGTGGCGGCGGGTTCAACATCGCAGAGGCGACGACGACCGAGTCGGCAGACGCGACTCAGACCGCCGCCGAGGAAGCGACCAAGACGGTGACGGAAGCGGCCACCCGAACTGCCGCAGAGACGGCCACCTCGACGCCGCTTCCCACCTCCACGCCGACTGCGACGGCCGAACCGACTGCCGAACCAGCCACGACAGCGGTCCAGCAGGCTACCGACGCGACGATGCAACTCACGAACGGGACGTCGGGGACGGCCGACCTGCTCGGGTCGTTGTCGCCGGGTGCACTGTTCTTCCTCGGCGGCCTAACCGTCCTCGTGGCGTGGGTCGCACTCGGCGTCCTCCGTGACTAAAACACCTGTTTTAGCTTACGGTGCGTATTTGACCTGTCCTCTCATACGAGTGAGTACGAGGCGACGTCGAGCCAGACGACGACGGGTTCCTTGCCCCAACGTGCGCCCCTGCCCCCCGTCGCCCCCGCTTCGACGTGGCCTCGGAACGCCCAGAACAGGCCCTCCACCTGTTCCCGCTGATTCTCCCGGCCCTCCACCGGAACACCCCGTGTTCAGTGCCCGCCGGGCACCACACGGAACGTCTGAAACACGTCGCCATCAACCGTGACGAGTCGCCCGCGGAGACCACCGTCCGGAAGTTCCTCGAACTCGGCGTGCGCCTGCCGGTTCCCCCGCGGTTGGGCGTGACTCCCCGGGTTGACGAGCGGAATCTCACCCGTTCCGTCGAACGTTGGCCGGTGGCTATGGCCGAAGATGACGGCGTCAGCACCGCGTTCACGACCGAACAGCGAGAGGGCAGTCCCGCCGCCGCGACGCGTGTGCGTCACCGCGAACTCCACGCCGCCGTACGTGAAGTTCCGGGCTTCGGGAATTCGGGCGCGAATCTCCGGGCCGTCGTTGTTGCCGTAGACGGCGAGGAACTCCTCGGACTCGTCGATGAAGGCGTCGAGCACGGACTCGCGCATGAAGTCACCCGCGTGGACGACGAGGTCGGCGTCGCGGACCGCGTCGAGTGTACGATTCGTGAGGCGGTGGCCGTCTGTACTGTGGGTGTCGGAGACGACGACGAGCATACCCGGCCTACGTGTCGAAGAGATTGAAACCTACCGACTGCGACCGGGAGACAGCGCGTGTGACTGGGGGTGGAACGCGACATGTGAGCGTGGCGGAACATCTATCCGCCCGGGGGGAGTGGCCCACGACATGGCAGGCAGTACGTCGGTCGTCGTCGCGGCCCTCTTCGCCAACGGGGCCATCGCCATTCTCAAATTCC is drawn from Haloferax litoreum and contains these coding sequences:
- a CDS encoding metallophosphoesterase; protein product: MLVVVSDTHSTDGHRLTNRTLDAVRDADLVVHAGDFMRESVLDAFIDESEEFLAVYGNNDGPEIRARIPEARNFTYGGVEFAVTHTRRGGGTALSLFGRERGADAVIFGHSHRPTFDGTGEIPLVNPGSHAQPRGNRQAHAEFEELPDGGLRGRLVTVDGDVFQTFRVVPGGH